The following proteins are encoded in a genomic region of Lactiplantibacillus plantarum:
- a CDS encoding lipopolysaccharide biosynthesis protein produces MKNRRKASVINSTVAIIGQFLSLLFSFVSRTIFIRVLGEQYLGLNGLFTNLLNILSFAELGIGSAIVFSMYRPLSEHDIPQIKALMFLYKRCYHIIALILMFGGAVILIFLPYLIAGKYDVGNIYIAFLLYLLNSVLSYFWSYKRSIFVANQEGYINSFNQLIFNVVMQSIQIIFLVMYKSYYVYLVIQIVFTVLSNWQISKLANKRYPYLKERVTERVEKKTLSYLKRNVIGMISSKIGGVVVFGTDNLLLSGFIGLAAVGKYSNYTLIINGITTVINQGLSAVTASIGNLRITGTKKKQAEIFFQYSQLVNYVAFFISITAALFFPSFIIFWVGKKYMLSPILTYLIIFGFFVSSLRYSNLNFMNAYGTYWEMRYKSLVEAGTNFIISLFLIKYTNLGIAAVVLGTLLSNLLVNSWWEPLIVFRVAIGITFRKYIKFYLVSLISGGGLIALLQFNLDLTRINIVESGLVSITVGLIALLFFHYITVLIAFPKDYNSLRISSIVHLFKR; encoded by the coding sequence GTGAAGAACAGAAGAAAAGCATCAGTAATTAATTCAACTGTAGCGATAATTGGACAATTCTTAAGCCTGCTTTTTTCATTTGTTTCTCGTACCATTTTTATTAGGGTATTGGGAGAGCAATATTTAGGATTAAATGGATTATTCACAAATCTTTTGAATATATTGTCATTTGCAGAACTGGGAATAGGTTCAGCAATTGTATTTTCTATGTACAGACCCTTAAGCGAACATGACATACCACAAATTAAAGCGTTAATGTTTCTTTATAAAAGGTGTTACCATATTATTGCCCTAATATTAATGTTTGGTGGCGCGGTTATATTAATATTTCTACCATACTTAATCGCTGGAAAGTACGATGTCGGAAATATTTATATTGCTTTTCTTTTATATTTATTGAACTCGGTGTTATCTTATTTCTGGAGTTATAAAAGATCCATTTTTGTTGCAAATCAGGAAGGGTATATCAATTCTTTCAATCAGCTTATTTTCAATGTGGTGATGCAATCTATACAGATAATTTTCTTAGTTATGTATAAGTCTTATTATGTATATTTAGTCATACAGATCGTCTTTACTGTTTTAAGTAATTGGCAGATTTCAAAATTGGCTAATAAGAGATATCCATATCTCAAAGAACGAGTAACCGAACGTGTTGAAAAGAAAACATTAAGCTATTTAAAACGAAACGTTATAGGTATGATTTCTTCGAAGATAGGTGGAGTGGTTGTTTTTGGTACAGACAATCTTTTATTATCAGGATTTATTGGGTTGGCTGCAGTTGGAAAATATTCAAACTATACATTGATTATTAATGGTATTACTACAGTAATTAATCAAGGCTTGAGTGCTGTTACAGCATCTATTGGAAACTTGCGCATTACTGGAACCAAGAAAAAGCAAGCAGAAATTTTCTTTCAATATTCACAATTAGTAAATTATGTTGCTTTTTTTATATCTATAACTGCAGCATTATTTTTTCCTTCTTTTATTATTTTTTGGGTTGGTAAAAAATACATGCTTTCTCCAATACTTACGTACTTAATTATTTTTGGATTCTTTGTATCAAGTCTCAGATATTCCAATTTAAATTTTATGAATGCATATGGGACTTATTGGGAGATGCGCTACAAGTCATTAGTTGAAGCTGGGACAAATTTTATCATTTCATTGTTTTTAATAAAATATACTAATTTAGGTATTGCTGCAGTAGTTTTAGGAACTTTGTTATCTAATTTACTTGTTAATTCCTGGTGGGAACCATTGATTGTGTTTCGTGTAGCAATCGGCATAACTTTTAGAAAGTATATCAAATTTTATTTAGTAAGCCTAATATCAGGAGGGGGATTAATTGCACTATTGCAATTCAATTTGGATCTTACACGGATAAATATTGTTGAATCAGGATTAGTATCGATTACAGTTGGACTAATTGCATTATTGTTTTTTCATTATATTACAGTTTTGATTGCTTTTCCGAAAGATTACAACAGTTTACGTATTTCAAGTATTGTACATTTATTCAAGAGATAG
- a CDS encoding barstar family protein — MKKNTISYVDKNKLLSLKKDLKALNYFVVEVPGNKIHTARQYLNFMGKEFKMPDYAGFDAYSDWMTDLSWIPNHRIGVIIDDYESFLNKDLRAKEIVTESFTDVILPFWEKDVIRIMVGGKPRIFEVYIVK; from the coding sequence ATGAAAAAAAATACGATTTCTTATGTTGATAAAAACAAACTTTTATCTTTGAAAAAAGATTTGAAGGCTTTGAACTATTTTGTCGTTGAAGTTCCTGGTAATAAAATTCATACCGCTCGACAATATTTGAATTTTATGGGAAAAGAGTTTAAAATGCCGGATTATGCAGGCTTTGACGCTTATTCAGATTGGATGACTGATTTGAGTTGGATTCCTAACCATAGGATTGGTGTAATCATAGATGATTACGAGTCTTTTTTGAATAAGGATCTCAGGGCAAAAGAAATAGTAACTGAAAGTTTTACGGATGTTATTTTACCCTTTTGGGAAAAGGATGTTATCAGGATTATGGTTGGCGGTAAGCCAAGAATTTTTGAAGTTTATATTGTAAAATAA
- a CDS encoding immunity 63 family protein codes for MYSERETENKYNVTDNLFEIMYWATSSMTDLLAIR; via the coding sequence GTGTATAGTGAGCGAGAAACTGAAAATAAGTATAATGTAACAGATAATCTTTTTGAAATAATGTATTGGGCTACTAGTTCTATGACAGACTTGTTGGCAATCAGGTAG
- a CDS encoding barstar family protein, which produces MENNVISYINSIDIKKLRNRMKTLNYYMVEVPGAKIQTKRSFLDFMGEKFSMPDYQGWDAYADWMKDLSWIPNRRICVIIDDYSSFLRKDSKARKDSIELFKDDILPFWEKDVLKFVVGGKTRVFKVYLVN; this is translated from the coding sequence GTGGAAAATAATGTGATTTCATATATTAATAGTATTGATATTAAAAAACTCAGAAATCGGATGAAAACGTTGAATTATTATATGGTAGAAGTTCCAGGAGCAAAAATTCAAACAAAGCGAAGTTTCCTTGACTTTATGGGCGAAAAGTTCTCCATGCCTGACTATCAAGGGTGGGATGCTTACGCGGATTGGATGAAAGATCTAAGTTGGATACCTAATCGACGAATTTGCGTGATTATTGATGATTATAGTTCCTTTTTAAGAAAAGATTCTAAAGCGAGAAAGGACTCGATTGAACTTTTTAAAGATGATATTTTGCCGTTTTGGGAGAAGGATGTTTTGAAGTTTGTAGTGGGAGGCAAAACTAGAGTCTTTAAAGTTTATCTTGTTAACTAA
- a CDS encoding SMI1/KNR4 family protein → MSSYSQAKILIHENKDLVDHFGGASSELIAMGETKLGVQFPSDYRKFLLEYGALTFGAAEIYGVFTEDFENSGVPDAVWATLDERRVVKMPTNLVMIYNTEMGEILCLNYRELNTNQEPKITSYFPGFAESVQKNEVLYNSFGDFLLDIVEGELE, encoded by the coding sequence GTGAGCAGTTATAGCCAAGCAAAAATTTTAATACATGAAAACAAAGATTTAGTAGATCATTTTGGTGGGGCTTCAAGTGAATTAATAGCAATGGGAGAAACAAAACTAGGTGTACAGTTTCCGTCTGATTATAGGAAGTTCTTATTGGAATATGGCGCCTTAACATTCGGTGCAGCTGAAATCTATGGTGTTTTTACTGAGGATTTTGAAAATTCAGGAGTTCCCGATGCAGTTTGGGCAACTTTGGATGAACGTAGGGTGGTAAAGATGCCCACAAACTTAGTGATGATTTATAATACAGAGATGGGTGAAATTCTTTGTTTAAATTATAGAGAATTAAATACAAATCAAGAGCCTAAAATTACTTCCTATTTTCCAGGATTTGCTGAAAGCGTTCAAAAAAATGAAGTCTTATATAATAGTTTTGGTGATTTTTTGCTAGATATAGTAGAAGGAGAATTAGAGTAA
- a CDS encoding DUF2247 family protein: protein MNLITLKDLRAKRLAYNWETIYVGMEMAYFTIQAISDYAVEPMEGGINDEFINQLAWGVEDEDSSRILFEIKCHFNLVSEKNNDEYKLENRKLRFVYLSKLNDEVTDDKKLLDEIEKFYDNQGYPEDMNTFIEYMPQDSYTNCKILILRFHEFLNLEGEQLRLI from the coding sequence ATGAATTTAATAACGTTAAAAGATTTGAGAGCAAAAAGGTTAGCCTATAATTGGGAAACAATTTATGTTGGCATGGAAATGGCGTATTTTACCATTCAAGCTATTTCAGATTATGCTGTTGAACCAATGGAAGGCGGAATTAATGATGAATTTATCAATCAACTGGCATGGGGAGTTGAAGACGAGGACTCATCACGAATATTATTTGAAATAAAGTGTCATTTTAACTTAGTATCTGAAAAAAACAATGATGAGTATAAACTAGAGAATAGAAAACTTAGGTTTGTCTATCTGTCCAAGCTCAATGATGAAGTAACTGATGACAAGAAATTATTGGATGAAATTGAAAAATTTTATGACAACCAAGGCTATCCTGAAGATATGAATACTTTTATTGAATATATGCCTCAAGATTCATACACAAATTGTAAGATTTTAATTCTAAGGTTCCATGAGTTTTTAAATTTAGAGGGTGAACAATTACGATTGATTTAA
- a CDS encoding glycosyltransferase family 2 protein: MTKIACVIVTFNRKALLAEAIESVLTQPEAPEYVFVIDNASTDGTEAFIQQQFDFDDQHLVYVRCQQNLGGSAGFATGIRLALQTDCDWISISDDDAIFQTGYFAAMRRAIVTQPQQGVFSGSVLLPNGHHDAMHREMITNSQTLTVKPIAEADYAQDFKYDIFSFVGILMSRGIVERIGLPEQDYFIRFDDFEYALRARKYGQFLNVHDALVLHKTTYTRTAIAPWKEYYVMRNRLASLFKHRGQTRVTCWYARRFLARKLFAILLFRDRWGQAEPLIKAYVQGYRDGWHDRLGRNQDYLP; the protein is encoded by the coding sequence ATGACAAAAATTGCGTGTGTGATTGTGACTTTTAATCGTAAAGCGCTACTTGCGGAGGCTATTGAGAGTGTCTTGACGCAGCCGGAAGCGCCAGAATATGTCTTCGTCATCGATAACGCATCGACGGATGGGACGGAGGCGTTTATTCAGCAACAATTTGACTTTGATGATCAACACTTGGTTTACGTTCGTTGTCAGCAAAATCTTGGTGGTTCCGCTGGTTTTGCAACTGGAATCCGGCTAGCATTGCAGACTGACTGTGATTGGATCTCGATTTCTGATGATGATGCGATTTTTCAGACCGGCTACTTTGCGGCGATGCGGCGAGCGATTGTGACTCAGCCGCAACAAGGCGTATTTTCAGGATCGGTGTTATTACCAAATGGACACCATGATGCGATGCATCGTGAAATGATTACCAATTCGCAAACACTGACGGTTAAGCCCATAGCCGAAGCCGACTATGCGCAGGACTTTAAGTATGATATTTTTTCGTTTGTGGGTATCTTAATGAGTCGCGGCATTGTTGAACGAATTGGGCTACCTGAACAGGATTACTTTATTCGGTTTGATGACTTTGAATATGCGCTCCGGGCTCGCAAGTATGGTCAGTTTCTAAATGTCCACGACGCGTTGGTCCTACACAAAACGACGTATACTCGTACTGCTATAGCGCCGTGGAAGGAATATTACGTGATGCGTAATCGGCTGGCATCATTATTCAAACACCGTGGGCAAACTCGGGTTACCTGCTGGTATGCCCGTCGCTTTTTAGCGCGCAAATTATTCGCCATCTTGCTTTTTCGGGATAGATGGGGCCAAGCGGAGCCACTGATAAAAGCGTATGTTCAAGGTTACCGTGATGGTTGGCATGACCGGCTTGGGCGCAATCAAGATTATTTACCATAA
- a CDS encoding glycosyltransferase family 2 protein, whose protein sequence is MQYGAIVVTFNRKQLLIESITALLNQTVPPAKIIIIDNHSTDGTKAELQTADILANPSVDYRYLTKNIGGAGGFARGMQIVAADPNLDWVSMSDDDAIFEPDYFEKLIAYQQDHPNRQILTGSVYIEDGRLQADQRNRFTNWSTFQAQAVPEREYHGNFEFDQYTFCGVFMSVAVIKQVGVADAGYFIWWDDCEYAVRTAKLSRPVNVSAAKLIHKTALPSLDFKSKFVPDWRLYYGQRNRLITIKRWRANSLVSLGWLLGFYARLAIKLCGPFYRGYRKMVIRVYLEALRDASREREGLNPNFMPGQKF, encoded by the coding sequence ATGCAATATGGGGCGATTGTGGTAACTTTCAACCGCAAACAATTACTAATCGAATCAATTACGGCACTACTGAATCAGACGGTCCCACCCGCGAAAATTATTATTATTGATAATCATTCGACGGATGGTACAAAAGCTGAATTACAAACAGCTGATATTTTGGCTAATCCAAGTGTTGATTACCGGTATTTGACCAAAAATATCGGTGGTGCTGGGGGCTTTGCTCGGGGGATGCAGATTGTGGCGGCGGATCCGAACTTGGATTGGGTTTCAATGTCCGATGATGATGCAATTTTTGAACCAGACTATTTTGAAAAACTAATTGCTTATCAGCAAGATCATCCAAATCGCCAAATCCTGACGGGGAGTGTGTATATTGAGGATGGCCGTTTGCAAGCGGATCAGCGGAACCGGTTCACCAACTGGAGTACCTTTCAAGCGCAGGCGGTCCCTGAACGTGAATATCACGGTAATTTTGAGTTTGACCAGTACACTTTCTGCGGCGTTTTCATGAGTGTGGCCGTGATCAAGCAAGTGGGGGTGGCAGACGCTGGCTACTTTATCTGGTGGGATGACTGTGAGTACGCGGTACGGACGGCCAAGCTAAGTCGACCGGTCAACGTGAGTGCGGCTAAATTAATTCACAAGACGGCTTTACCGTCCCTGGACTTCAAGTCTAAATTCGTACCCGATTGGCGACTCTATTACGGGCAACGCAATCGCTTGATTACGATCAAGCGGTGGCGTGCAAACTCATTGGTCAGTCTCGGATGGTTGCTTGGATTCTACGCCCGATTGGCCATTAAACTCTGTGGACCGTTTTATCGTGGCTATCGCAAAATGGTTATCAGAGTTTACTTGGAGGCGTTACGTGATGCGAGTCGCGAGCGTGAGGGCTTGAATCCCAACTTCATGCCGGGACAGAAGTTTTAG
- the glf gene encoding UDP-galactopyranose mutase — MNEQYDYLVVGAGLFGAVFAHEAALRGKRVKVIEKRDHIAGNIYTKEVAGIQVHQYGAHIFHTSDREIWDYVNQFAEFNRYTNSPVANYKGHMYNLPFNMNTFSELWGVRTPAEAAAKIAEQRAAANLGDHQPRNLEEQAIALIGTDIYEKLIKGYTEKQWGQKATDLPAFIIRRLPVRYTYDNNYFNDTYQGIPIGGYTQIVEKMLAHPEITVETNTDFFAHKAEYLAQYPKVVFTGMIDQFFEYQLGELAYRSLRFETETVPVDNYQGNAVVNYTDAETPYTRVIEHKHFEFGKGDADQTVITREFPANWQRGDEPYYPVNNQTNNTLYKQYAKLAAAEPQVIFGGRLGQYRYYDMHQVIHAALVTVASEFATTK, encoded by the coding sequence ATGAACGAACAATACGATTATTTGGTAGTTGGTGCGGGACTATTTGGTGCCGTCTTTGCTCATGAAGCAGCCTTACGCGGTAAACGGGTCAAAGTGATTGAAAAGCGCGACCACATTGCTGGTAATATCTACACTAAGGAAGTGGCGGGGATTCAAGTCCACCAATACGGGGCTCATATCTTCCACACTTCGGATCGTGAAATTTGGGATTACGTTAATCAATTTGCGGAATTTAACCGTTATACGAATAGCCCAGTCGCTAATTACAAGGGTCACATGTACAACCTGCCGTTCAACATGAATACGTTCAGTGAACTCTGGGGCGTTCGGACACCGGCAGAAGCAGCCGCTAAGATTGCGGAACAACGCGCGGCGGCGAATCTCGGTGATCACCAACCACGCAACTTGGAGGAACAAGCAATTGCGTTGATTGGGACCGATATTTACGAAAAGCTGATCAAGGGTTATACGGAAAAGCAGTGGGGACAAAAGGCTACGGATTTACCAGCGTTCATTATTCGGCGGTTACCGGTACGCTACACTTACGATAACAATTACTTTAACGATACTTATCAAGGTATTCCCATCGGTGGTTATACGCAGATTGTTGAGAAGATGTTAGCTCATCCTGAAATTACCGTGGAAACGAACACCGACTTCTTTGCGCATAAGGCTGAGTATCTTGCCCAATACCCGAAAGTCGTCTTTACCGGGATGATTGACCAATTCTTTGAATATCAGTTAGGGGAATTAGCCTACCGTTCACTACGTTTTGAGACTGAAACCGTGCCCGTGGATAATTATCAAGGTAATGCCGTAGTCAATTACACTGATGCTGAGACGCCGTATACCCGTGTTATCGAACACAAACACTTTGAGTTCGGTAAGGGCGATGCGGATCAAACTGTAATTACACGTGAATTTCCAGCGAACTGGCAGCGGGGTGACGAGCCGTATTATCCGGTCAATAATCAAACCAACAATACGCTCTACAAACAGTATGCGAAGCTCGCCGCGGCTGAACCCCAAGTCATCTTTGGTGGTCGACTAGGCCAGTATCGCTACTATGACATGCACCAAGTGATTCACGCGGCCTTAGTGACAGTCGCGTCGGAATTTGCAACGACCAAATAA
- a CDS encoding YveK family protein, translated as MKVQPKERFSLAWRWLPLELLIIMLSVGLGWAGNRWLPKPVYQASVDIQIAQTPRSGLSTARLKRQRRQDIKAITQFNVMPHQSAVLTRASTYAYAHYGIWQPIQELSESVQAAPVARRPVLRVTATSSSRQVAQQNVQAFNVAIKANLTGLKNYRVKTVKRTVTRETNVIRGALWKLILVVGGGLALLSPYLVKYGQGWGRHDDET; from the coding sequence ATGAAGGTACAGCCAAAGGAACGCTTTAGTCTAGCGTGGCGGTGGTTGCCGCTCGAATTGCTGATCATTATGCTAAGCGTCGGCCTTGGATGGGCGGGCAATCGATGGCTACCTAAGCCGGTGTATCAAGCATCTGTTGATATTCAGATTGCGCAAACGCCGCGTTCAGGGCTGTCAACAGCCCGTCTAAAACGTCAGCGACGCCAGGATATCAAAGCTATCACGCAGTTCAACGTGATGCCACACCAGAGTGCAGTGCTGACTCGAGCCAGCACTTATGCCTATGCGCATTATGGCATTTGGCAACCGATTCAGGAACTGAGTGAGTCGGTCCAAGCGGCACCAGTTGCGCGGCGACCGGTCTTGCGAGTGACAGCAACGAGTAGTTCACGGCAAGTGGCCCAGCAGAATGTTCAGGCGTTCAATGTGGCGATTAAAGCTAATCTGACGGGCTTAAAAAATTATCGAGTGAAGACAGTTAAACGTACCGTAACGCGTGAGACGAACGTGATTCGCGGGGCGCTTTGGAAGTTAATATTAGTTGTTGGGGGCGGCTTGGCGTTGCTGAGTCCGTACCTCGTGAAATATGGTCAGGGTTGGGGGCGGCACGATGATGAGACGTAG
- a CDS encoding polysaccharide biosynthesis protein: protein MNHQQAYRVQRLILIIALMLILFGDTGMNAVFSFSHQPQSIWFYPQLVIALITAAGPNLLLMALGAYQLRRTALTVPQLIRRVLWIIGGITLFSLAFYLEDLVTQGSLNSFNIAGFLTALAQAPVGFYDILYELLGFFVTLPLLRVIAHHASVAIQQYLFWAELVFIGMVPILAYFTGLTTISVNSPLAITAGCFFALMGYWLSQTEVLHRITREHLLVAWLLTCGCYAVMVSVTMYQVNLEKNFDLISSQPFAQTFQAIPCLTLWVTIATWMMNRPRSKAVRRHNFVQTGYGDMLVAGLLITPFMVINRLLTPIIGAWWSGWLWSIAVLIVSVELVWLLRHVRWLQRLLPDLFGGSQLIGGSVNAQKN from the coding sequence ATGAATCATCAACAGGCTTATCGGGTCCAGCGGTTGATCCTGATCATCGCCCTGATGTTAATTCTATTCGGTGATACCGGGATGAACGCGGTATTTAGTTTTAGCCACCAACCACAAAGTATCTGGTTCTATCCGCAGCTCGTCATTGCATTAATAACGGCAGCGGGCCCCAACTTATTGTTGATGGCCCTGGGCGCCTATCAATTGCGGCGCACGGCATTGACCGTGCCACAGTTGATTCGCCGAGTCTTATGGATAATAGGCGGAATTACCTTATTCTCACTGGCCTTCTATCTTGAAGACTTGGTGACCCAAGGCAGTTTAAATAGTTTTAACATTGCCGGCTTTTTAACCGCGTTAGCCCAAGCGCCCGTGGGCTTTTATGACATTTTGTATGAGCTGTTGGGCTTCTTTGTCACCTTGCCGTTGTTAAGGGTGATTGCACACCATGCGAGTGTTGCGATTCAGCAATACCTATTTTGGGCGGAGCTCGTATTTATTGGCATGGTACCAATCTTGGCCTATTTCACTGGTTTGACGACGATCAGTGTTAATTCGCCGCTCGCGATTACGGCCGGTTGCTTTTTTGCATTGATGGGGTATTGGTTGAGCCAAACGGAGGTGTTACACCGGATTACGCGAGAACATCTCTTAGTGGCGTGGCTGCTGACATGTGGGTGCTATGCCGTGATGGTGTCGGTCACGATGTATCAAGTGAATCTGGAAAAGAATTTTGACCTTATCAGCAGCCAGCCATTTGCCCAAACCTTTCAGGCAATTCCATGTTTGACGCTGTGGGTGACGATTGCCACCTGGATGATGAACCGGCCACGGTCCAAAGCAGTACGCCGGCATAACTTTGTTCAAACGGGTTATGGTGATATGCTGGTGGCCGGTCTACTGATTACACCATTTATGGTCATTAATCGGTTGCTGACACCAATTATTGGTGCGTGGTGGTCTGGTTGGCTCTGGAGTATCGCGGTGCTGATCGTTAGCGTTGAACTAGTATGGTTATTACGACATGTCCGCTGGTTGCAACGGTTATTACCAGATTTATTTGGTGGCTCCCAGTTAATAGGAGGCTCTGTTAATGCGCAAAAGAATTGA
- a CDS encoding acyltransferase family protein, whose amino-acid sequence MRKRIEWIDIAKGIAILAVVIGHTLGPYNGQFFGSLIFAFHMPIFFMLSGYLYRSRPARQECQRGIINLLLPYLATAVVLLVVSAIARLLPNPLLNAYFPSWRQGLIATAYGAGSAVFNPWHWQVQPIGAVWFLLSMFIALQLFNGVMLLTARRHQRWRQAIVRGGVFAIFAILGGWLGHAAYLPWAVNAALLAQLFLYAGYLVKQTALLSRISSAWYLLFTFMWLVSAFQGYFALTVPTSPNLLISVMGGVAGSLCIIRVSDWLSHYPNARPIKWLKRYGQLSLVVLCFHLIDLNVIGIEGWLTNHLITHMGPLVTTIIAISYRIGFVTVAMLAIPHLPGIRACFLPRQYLFRRLQRR is encoded by the coding sequence ATGCGCAAAAGAATTGAGTGGATCGATATTGCAAAGGGAATCGCAATTTTAGCGGTCGTGATTGGTCATACCTTGGGCCCCTATAACGGGCAATTCTTCGGTAGTTTGATCTTCGCCTTTCACATGCCGATTTTCTTCATGTTGAGCGGTTATTTGTATCGCTCACGCCCGGCACGACAAGAATGTCAGCGTGGCATCATTAACCTATTACTACCGTATCTCGCAACGGCAGTTGTGCTCTTAGTCGTAAGTGCGATAGCCCGATTATTACCGAATCCGCTCCTTAATGCGTATTTTCCAAGCTGGCGACAAGGACTAATTGCCACGGCATACGGGGCCGGTTCGGCAGTGTTCAATCCGTGGCACTGGCAAGTTCAACCGATTGGGGCCGTGTGGTTCTTGCTCAGTATGTTTATTGCGCTGCAACTGTTCAATGGTGTGATGCTACTAACGGCCCGACGTCATCAGCGCTGGCGTCAGGCCATTGTACGGGGCGGGGTGTTCGCTATTTTCGCAATCTTAGGTGGTTGGCTCGGTCATGCCGCTTATTTACCGTGGGCCGTTAACGCCGCGTTGTTAGCACAGCTCTTTTTATATGCTGGTTACCTCGTTAAACAAACAGCCCTGCTAAGTCGGATATCATCAGCTTGGTATTTATTATTCACGTTCATGTGGTTAGTGAGTGCTTTTCAGGGTTATTTTGCGTTGACAGTTCCAACATCGCCTAATCTGTTGATTAGCGTCATGGGGGGCGTTGCTGGCAGTTTGTGTATCATTCGCGTCAGTGACTGGCTTAGTCATTATCCGAATGCGCGGCCGATTAAGTGGTTAAAACGCTACGGTCAGTTATCGCTAGTGGTTCTGTGTTTTCATTTGATCGATCTAAACGTGATTGGCATTGAAGGATGGTTGACGAATCATTTGATTACCCATATGGGACCACTCGTGACGACGATCATCGCAATCAGTTACCGGATTGGCTTCGTGACGGTTGCCATGCTGGCAATTCCGCATCTTCCGGGAATTCGAGCTTGTTTTTTACCTCGGCAGTATCTATTTCGCCGGCTACAACGTCGTTAA